The stretch of DNA ATAATTTTTTCTTTTAAGAAAGTTTGTCGTATTCCATGCAATAAGAGCGTAATCCTAGATGTAATGCCTTAGCAATTTTTTCTTGATAAGCACAGCTACCTAATAGTTTTTCTTCTAGTGCATTACTAATAAAACCTATTTCCACAAGCAATGATGGAATATCTGGAGAACGTAATACTCCTAGGCTAGCATGTTCAGGATTTTTTTTGTGTAAGATACTAATCTCTCTTAAGTGCTTTAGTATATTTACTGCTATATCATAGCCTACTCGCTGTGCATTACCAAATTGTAAATCTAATATTACTTGACTAAAATAGGGATTAGTCTTACCGCTTGCAAGCAAGTTACCTGCCCCACCTAGTAATTTTGCTTGTTTATCATTTTTTTCGAGCAAATTTGCTATTTCACTATTAGCTCTTTTATTCGAAAGTACCAAAACTGAAGCACCACGAGCGTGAATATTTGGTGCAGCATCAGCATGAATAGAAACTAGTACACATGCTTCATGTTGCCTTGCTACTTCAGATCGACCCATTACTGAGATAAATTCGTCACCATTGCGAGTAAGTACTGGCTTAAACATAGGATCTCTGTTTAGCATTACTTTAAGTTTATGGGCAATAGCTATTGTAACGTTTTTTTCTTTAATACCATGAGGACCAATAGCTCCTGGATCTGGACCACCATGTCCAGCATCAATAGCAACTATTACTGTTTTAGTACTAATTTTTTTCTCTTTATTATTGATATTAGAATTTAAATTTTTTGTATTACTATTAGCATTAGTATTTAATTTCAATAATGTTTGTTGTTTCTGAAAATTAGATAATGGTGGTAGTGCTGTCCTAATTGTTACTATCAGATTATAATAGCTACTAATTTTTTTTATTTTAATATTTATTTGTGATTTATTAATTAGCTCAAAAACAATACGAATACTATTTTCGCTTATTGGTGTACTAGTTCTAATACATTTAATGAGATTATGACCGTTAAAATTTAGTGGCAACCTGTATGGTAAATTAAGTTCTTGGTTTAGATCTAAGACTAACCTTTCTGGATGATGCAGATAGAAAAAAGTATAAATAGGTGGCGTATTAAAGCTGAATATTACTATTGATTGAATTACATTATTAGTAACAGGTATATCACGTAAAGGCATAGCTATTGATGATTGAATTATTAAAAATCCTATTATAAATAACAAACATGAATAAAAGTAGGTATTCATTAATTACAAACTTATTAAATGTAGCATTTTATACTTTTGTACTAAATGCTTATATTTTAACTTGATGTGTTATTCTGCTAGCTTCTAGGTTCTAATATTATTGATCAATCTATCATGGGTCAAACCCCTATATCATGATGAAACTCTATTGTTAATAGAGTTTCATCATATAAGTATTTATGTATGCCAATTAACTAAAATTTCTCTATTTATGCTATACAAAATGACAATGATATACTGTCCAACGTTTTAATACATGCTGTTCTACTAAAGAATAGGTAAAAATAAGGTTATTACCTGAGATAATAACTTGATAACATAGTCAATTTTATTGAGGTTTATTCATTATTTTTCTACTAAAACTAAGATTAAATATTAGAACTAAGCAGGAGAAAATGTGCACGATAATATACTAATTCTGCTACTGATTCACGAATATCATCTAAAGCTTTATGGCTATTTTTTTTCTTTATTCCTGCCATAATTTTAGGTTTCCATCGACGCGCAAGTTCTTGTAAAGTGCTAACATCTAAGCAACGATAATGAAAATAAGACTCTAGTATTGGCATATAACGGTAGAGAAAACGACGATCTTGACTTATACTATTTCCACAGATAGGTGATTTACCTGCTGGTACCCATTCTTGCAAAAACGCAATAGTTTGTGCCGCTGCTGTTTCTTCATTTAATGTACTCTTACGAACTTTTTCTATTAATCCATTAGCAGTATGTATACGTATATTCCATGTATTCATTAATTTAAGTTGTTCTTCTGACTGATGAATAGCTAAAACTGGACCTTCTGCTATTATATTAAGGTTAGCATCAGTAATTAATGTAGCTATTTCAAGAATACGATCTTGCTCAGGATTAAGACCTGTCATTTCTAGATCTATCCATATTAGGTTATGGAGTGATATCATTTTAGTATTAAGATCTTTAATAAAGTATATGATGTACCTTTTGCTAATGAAGCAATATTTAATTACTATGTTTGATAGTTAAATATCAAACTATAATAAAAATTTATAATGAAAAAATCTCTTGATCTAGAGTAAAAATTCATCCAAAAGAAAAATATAATTATAAAAAAATAGTTAATTATAAATTATAAGATGATTGATCTATCTATTCAATAGATTCCTAAACTATGTAACAATAATTTTTAGTTAGTATTTATATATTTACTCATCCCTGTACTATACTAAATGATAAAATAAATAACACGATGATATTTTAGTCGTATGGGTAATTATATACTTCCTAAGTAATAACATTATAAGAGGTTACTTATATACGTGCTTTATATTATAAAGCCATTTTTGCAAAAATTAAGATACTTACTTCAACTATTATTAACCCAGATAGTAGGTTGGAGTGCTGAATGTCATGGTAGTTGGTTTACTAGAATTATCATTAAGTTATTTATATTATTTTATAAAGTTAATATGCAAGAATCACTACAGCAAGATATCGCTTTTTATAAAACATTTAACGCTTTTTTTATTAGATATCTCAATAAAAATGCTCGTCCAATTAATTCTAATCCATCAGTGATAGTGCAACCAGCCGATGGTATTATATCACAATTAGGAACCATTCAAGATCATCTAATATTACAGGCAAAAAAACATTTCTATAGTTTAGAAGCTTTACTTGCTGGGCAAACTAGAATTATTAATTACTTTCGTTGCGGTAATTTTACGACAATATATCTCTCTCCTAGAGATTATCACAGGGTCCATATGCCTTGTAACGGTGTCTTACGTCAAATGATTTATGTACCAGGTAATTTATTTTCTGTTAATCCTTCCATGGTCACTCATGTTCCTAATTTATTTGCTCGTAATGAGCGAGTAATTTGCTTATTTGATAGTAATTTTGGTTTAATAGCACAAATTCTTGTTGGTGCTACTATTGTAGGTAGTATCGCAACCATCTGGTCTGGTACCGTCATGCCACCGCGAGAAAAAGTCATTAAATGTTGGCATTATCCCAAATTCGGAGATAAAAATGCAGTTATCTTACTTAAAGGTCAAGAAATGGGATACTTTAAGCTTGGTTCTACCGTCATTAATTTATTCCGATATGGTAGAATAGAGTTATGCGATCACTTATATACTAATTGTATTACTCGTGTAGGACTACCGTTAGGTTATAGTAACAAAAAAATATGATTACAAATTATTAGTAGTAATACTGCTAATTAGTTACTCAATTAATATATTACAGCAAATTAATAATTTAATTTCTTTAGAGCTAAATATTAAGATATATACTCTATTGCATACAGAATAAATTGAGCAAAATAATCGAATGTTAATTCGTTCCGACCAATGATAACTTAGTACGAATCATCAATAGTTATTATCATGCTTCAGTAACCAATGATTTACTTCTGTAATAAGCTTAATATCTCAAACTAGATGTTAATTTTAGGCAGAAGCCTTAATTACGCATCTGTTACAGAAAAAGCCATAACTTCGCTAATATGCTTAGCTTTTAAAGTTAACATTAATAAGCGATCAATACCTAATGCTACACCTGAGCAAGAAGGTAAACCACATTCTAACGCTGCTAATAACTGTTCATCGATAAGTCGCGGTGGTCTGTTCATTGCTACTTGTTTATTATTTTCCTGCATAAAACGTTCACGTTGTAGGTCTGCATCAGTTAACTCACGAGAACCATTAGCTAATTCTATACCATGAAAATAAACTTCGAACCTTTCAGCTACTCGGTGATCATCAGAATTTAACTCAGCTAGTAATGATTGGGAAGCAGGAAAATTATAAATAAAAACAGGCTTATTATTACCAAGATGAGGTCTTACTAACATTAAAAATAAAAAATCAAGTAATTTATCACGGTCATTATATAGTGATATAGTACTACTAAGATTGAACTTAACTAATACTTGATTTAGTTCATCTAGCTCTGCTAATAGTGGATCGATACCAACATGTAGGCGAAAAACCTGTTGGTAAGACAACATCTCGGCACTATCGCAATGAATAATTGTTTGTAAAAAAATATTAACTTCATCCATAATATCAACCATATTATAATATGGTCTATACCATTCTAATAGAGTAAACTCTGGATTATGATAATTGCCGTATTCTTGATTACGGAAGCTATGGCATATTTGAAAAATTGGACCACTACCTGCAGCAAGTAGACGTTTCATATGATATTCTGGACTAGTTATAAGATACATTGGCACTCCTTTCTCTGGTACTTTTTCTAAAAAATATAAATTTGTCTGGAAAGGAAAAAGATAAATGTCAGGTACTGTAGTATGACTCATAACTGGTGTTTCAACTTCTAGTAAACCACGATTTATAAAAAAAATTCTAATATTGTTTATTATTTTAGCTCTAATGAATAAATTATGAATAGAAGCACGAGGTTTCCAACTGATTAATTTATTCATTAATATACCTAATGTAAGGAAAAATTTTGCTTCAGATCATAATAAAATACTATATATATATAAAATCTATATTTGATCCATCATCTACTACTTAACTCGTGATATATACATACTAGTACGAGTATCTACTTTAATTATTTCTCCTTTATTAATGAATAAAGGTACCTTAACTATTACACCAGTAGTTAAGGTAGCTGGTTTATAAATAGAGCTAATAGCATCTCCTTTTATCCCAGGATCAGTAGATAATACTTCTAATTCTACGAAGTTAGGTGGGACTACGGCAATAGGCTGGTCTTTCCATAAAGTTAATACACAAGGAGTTTGTTTGACTAACCATTTAGCATAGTCACCTACGGCTTTAGCATCTGCAGCAACTAGCTCGTAGTTTTGATTATTAATAAAATACCAGAATTCACCATTATTATACAAATAATTTAAGTGTCGATCGATAATATCGGCAGCTTCAACAGCATCACCAGACTTAAATATTTTTTCAATTATTTTTTTACCAGAAAGTAATTGACGTAGACGTACTCTATTAAATGGTTGACCTTTTCCCGGTTTAACAAATTCATTTTCTATAATAGCGTATGGTTCGCCATTAAGCATAATTTTCAAACCAACCCGAAATTCATTAGTACGATAAAAATGCATAAGATTTTTCTTCAACAAATATGGTAATGAAAAATGAAACATTTAAGAAGAAACAATTCTTCCGATAAAGAAGAATGGCTCAATGAACTTGCAGATGTCATAACTAATCCAATGGAATTATTGCAACAATTAAAGCTTGATCAAGATAAAAAACTACGTGAAGCTATAAAAGCTAGGCAACTATTCCCATTCCGTGTACCTAAAACATTCGTTAAACGTATGAAATATGAGGATCCAACTGACCCATTACTCCGTCAGGTGTTAACGTTACCAGAAGAGTTTAAGCAACACTTAGATTTTAGCAAAGATCCAATAAATGAGCAGCAGTATAATGTTGCTCCAATGTTACTACATAAGTATTATAATCGTGCTATACTACTTGTCAAAAGTGGTTGTGCAATAAACTGTCGTTACTGTTTTCGTCGTTATTTCCCTTATCAAGATAATCAAAGCAATCAAGCTAACTGGAAACTAGCTATCGAATATATTAARCAACATTCGGAGCTGAACGAAATTATTTTATCTGGTGGTGATCCACTAATGGCAAAAGATCATGAACTAGATAAACTTTTAAACTTACTAGAAGATATACCTCATTTAACAAAATTACGTATTCATAGTAGATTACTTATAGTTATTCCTGCACGAATTACTTCTTTTATTTGTCAACGTCTTGCAAGATCCCGACTTAAAGTAGTATTAGTGACACATATTAATCATGCTCAAGAAATTGATTCCTCAGTACAGAAAAGCATAGCAAAATTACGTAATAAACAGGTAACACTCTTAAATCAGAGTGTACTTTTACGTGGGATTAATGATAATGCTCAAATTTTAGCTACACTAAGCGAAACTTTATTTTCTATAGGCATACTACCTTATTATCTACATACTTTAGATTGTGTGCAAGGTGCTACACATTTTATAGTTGATGATCAACGAGCACGGAAGATTATGCATGACTTGTTAAGTAAAGTAGCCGGTTATCTCGTTCCTAGATTAGTTAGGGATATTAGTGGAATGCCGAGTAAAACTATCTTATCTTTAGGATAAGAAATAAATATAATAATTAACCCCCAGTTCTATAACTGGGGGTTAAATAAAGCATGATTAAATTTTACTTATTAATATGAGCTGCTAACTTACATCATACCACCCATACCACCCATACCACCACTAGAAGCACTTACATCAGGTTTTTCTTCTTTCGGGAGATCAGTAATCATACATTCAGTAGTAATCATAAGACCGGCAATAGAAGCAGCGTACTGCAGCGCAGAACGGGTTACTTTAGTTGGATCTAGTATACCCATATCTATCATATTACCGTACTTTTCAGTAGCGGCGTTATAGCCCATATTACCGTCTTCAGCTTTGACGTTATTAGCAATGACTGATGGTTCTTCACCAGCATTAGCTACTATCTGACGCAAAGGTGCTTCCATAGCGCGTCGTGCAACTTTGATACCTACGTTTTGATCCTCATTATCACCACAAAGCTGCTGAATACCATTAGCAGCACGAATAAGTGCGACGCCACCACCTGCAACGACACCTTCTTCTACAGCAGCACGAGTAGAATGTAAGGCATCTTCTACGCGAGCTTTCTTCTCTTTCATTTCAACTTCAGTAGCAGCACCAACTTTAATAACAGCTACACCGCCAGCTAATTTTGCTACACGTTCTTGTAATTTTTCTCTGTCATAATCAGAAGTAGCTTCTTCACGCTGCTGATTTATTTGTGCAACACGGCTATCAATCATAGCTTTATCGCCAACACCATCAATAATGGTAGTAGTATCTTTAGTAATTACAACACGTTTAGCTTGTCCCATATCTTCTAAGGTAGCTTTTTCTAACTCTAAACCTATTTCTTCAGAAATTACAGTACCTGCAGTTAAGGTAGCAATATCCTGTAACATTGCTTTACGTCGATCACCAAAACCTGGTGCCTTAACTGCTGCTACTTTTACGATACCACGCATAGTGTTTACGACTAAAGTAGCTAAAGCTTCTCCTTCCACATCTTCAGCAATTACTAGTAAAGGTTTGCTTGATTTAGCTACTGCTTCTAATATTGGAAGCATTTCTCTAATATTGGATATTTTCTTATCGGCTAGTAAGATAAATGGATTTTCTAATTCTACTGTTCCATTCTCTTGCTTATTAATAAAATAAGGAGATAAGTAGCCACGATCGAACTGCATACCTTCGACTACATCTAGTTCATCTTGTAAACCAGAACCTTCTTCAACAGTAATAACACCTTTTTTACCGACTTTTTCCATTGCTTCCGCTATAAGTATACCTACTTTTTCATCAGAGTTTGCAGATATAGTTCCAACTTGAGCAATAGCTTTAGAATCAGCACAAGGTACAGATAGTCTTTTCAATTCTTCAACAGCACCGATAACAGCTTTATCAATACCACGTTTTAGATCCATAGGGTTCATACCTGCTGCAACTGCTTTTAACCCTTCATTAACAATAGATTGGGCTAGTACAGTTGCGGTTGTGGTACCATCACCAGCAGCATCATTGGCTTTTGAAGCAACTTCCTTTACCATCTGTGCGCCCATGTTCTCAAATTTATCTTCTAGTTCTATTTCTCGTGCTACAGATACACCATCTTTAGTAATTACAGGTGCACCAAAAGACTTATCTAATACAACATTACGACCTCTAGGACCTAAAGTAACTTTTACTGCATCGGCTAGAACATTAACTCCTCTCAACATTTTTATGCGAGCTTCATTACCGAATTTTACTTCTTTAGCAGCCATTTTGTTTTCCTTAATTTGTTGGGTTAATAATGATTAAATAATTATTTTTCCACAATAGCTAAAATGTCGCTTTCAGACATGATCAGTACTTCCTCATTGTCGATTTTCTCTACCTTAACGCCATATCCGTCATTAAAAATAATGGTGTCGCCAACTTTCACATCCAAAGCTTTAATTTCACCATTGTCTAGGCTGCGGCCGCGACCTACTGCCAGTACTTCTCCACGGGTGGATTTACCAGCAGCTGAACCTGTCAGCATAATGCCACCTGCTGATTTAGATTCAACTTCTTTACGCTTAACGATAACGCGATCATGTAATGGACGAATTTTCATTGATAGCTCCCCTTAAAGAAAATCTAGGTCAATTTTAAAAAGATTCATATTAAGCATTTAGTTATGCCCTATTCATGCGTTAATGATGGGGGCATAACTAAATGCTTCAAGGGTAAAAGATATTTTTTTTGTGTAAAATTTTAGTAAAACATCATAACAATTAAAAAATAAAATTATTTTTTTTGTAAAAATAAGATATTCATATTATTTTATGTTCTAATAACTTTAGATTCATTATGATCTGGAAAATCAATGGTAAATACGATCCGTGTAGAAGAAGACTTACTTGGTACTCGTGAAATTCCAGCTAATGCTTATTATGGTATTCACACGTTGCGTGCTTGCGAAAATTTTGCTTTAAGTACTATTAGTATTAGTGATATACCTGAATTAGTCCGTAGTATGGTTATCGTGAAAAAAGCAGCTGCTTTAGCAAACAAAGAACTCAAAATTTTACCAAACGGTATTGCTGATCTCATCAATCGTGCTTGTGATGAGATATTAGTTCACGGTCGGTGTATGGATCAATTTCCCGTAGATGTATTTCAGGGAGGAGCTGGCACCTCAATTAATATGAATACTAATGAAGTATTATCGAATATCGGCTTAGAATTAATGGGACATCAAAAGGGAGAATATCAATTTCTTAGTCCTCACGATCACTTAAACTTATCTCAATCTACTAATGACTCTTATCCTACTGGATTAAGATTAGCTATTTATAACGCTATCCAGCAACTAAGAAAAGGCATAAATCATCTAAGTACGGGTTTTGAGCACAAAGCTAAAACTTTCGCGACTACCCTAAAGATGGGACGTACTCAATTACAAGATGCCGTACCGATGACACTTGGTCAGGAATTCCATGCTTTTAATGTATTGCTCAAGGAAGAAGATAAAAATCTCATACGGAGTGCTGAACTTCTTTTAGAAGTAAATTTAGGTGCGACTGCTATAGGTACACGTATTAATACCCCTGAAGGATATCAAAATATAGTCGTCGATAAACTAGCTAAAATAAGCGGATTACCATTTTTTTCTGCTGAGGACTTGATAGAAGCTACTTCAGACTGTGGTGCATATGTTATGGTGCATAGTGCATTGAAACGTCTCGCAGTAAAATTATCAAAAATTTGTAATGATCTACGTTTACTTTCTTCAGGCCCAAGAACTGGGTTAAATGAAATTAACCTTCCTCAACTACAGGCAGGTTCATCAATTATGCCAGCTAAAGTTAATCCTGTAATTCCTGAAGTAGTTAATCAGGTGTGCTTTAAGGTTATTGGTAATGATACATGTGTAACTATAGCTGCAGAAGCTGGTCAGCTACAACTTAATGTTATGGAACCTGTCATTAGTCAAGCAATGTTTGAATCTATTTCACTTTTAACTAAGGCGTGTTATCATTTACAAGATAAATGTATATTTGGTATTAGTGCAAATAATACAATTTGTGAACAATATGTTTTCAACTCGATTGGCATCATAACTTATCTTAACCCAGTTATTGGCCATCATAACGGCGATAAAGTAGGCAAAATTTGTAACGAAACGGGTAAAAGTGTACGCCAAGTAGTTTTAGAGTTAGGTCTGTTAACTGAAAGGCAACTAGATGATATCTTTTCGTGGCAAAATTTAATTTCTCCTAGATATAATGGTCGTCGTTACTAACGATATATCTCTTAGCTATATTTTTTAATAAATTCATTGACTTAATTGTATTAATACGTTCTAATGCGCCTCTATCTGCCCGGATAGCTCAGTTGGTAGAGCAGGGGACTGAAAATCCCCGTGTCCTTGGTTCGATTCCAAGTCCGGGCATCTTCCATTTAGTAATAATTATTCGATTAGCTTTAATCTACGTAATAGATTATCTCATAAATTTTTTTAGGTCCTTTTAGTGCTCTCGCCTAATATTTACTTGTGAAATCGATCAGGTCTGGAAGGAAGCAGTCGTAGCAAGCTAAGTAGAAAACGGGAAGTCGTTAAAAGGACTTCCTCTATTTAGGATGAGGAAAAAATTAAATAACTAGAGCTAACTTACAAGTTAGCTCTAATTATGAGAGCTAATAACTAGAGCTTACTAACATTTTTCGCTAAATATTTAGCTACTCCTTCAGTAGTAGCTGTTATACCATCTTGTCCTTTCTCCCACTGAGCGGGACAAACTAATCCATGTTCTTCATTAAACTGTAAAGCATCAACCATACGTATAATATCATCAATATTTCTACCTAATGGTAGATCATTAACTATTTGGTGGCGCACTATACCATCTTTATCTATCAAAAAAGATGCACGTAATGCAACACCAATATCTGGATGTTCGATATCGTATGCTTTGATAATTTCTCTTTTAACATCGGCTACCATAGGATACTGTACTTGGTTAATCCCACCTTTATCCGGTGGTACTAAACGCCAAGCATTATGTACAAACTCTGAGTCACATGAAACACCTACAATTTTTACCCTTCGTTTCTGGAACTCAAGATAACGTTTATCAAATGCAATTAATTCAGAAGGGCAAACAAATGTGAAATCCATTGGCCAGAAAAAAATAATTGCATGTTGCCCTTTAATATAATTTTTAAAATTAAAGTTATTGATTATTTTACCGCTACCTAGTATTGCAGCTGCCGTAAAGTCAGGGGCTTGACGAGTAACTAATACCATAAATATTATACTCCTATATGTAAATTTAAGATTAATTATAATATAATAGCTGTTA from Baumannia cicadellinicola str. Hc (Homalodisca coagulata) encodes:
- the asd gene encoding archaetidylserine decarboxylase (Phosphatidylserine decarboxylase is synthesized as a single chain precursor. Generation of the pyruvoyl active site from a Ser is coupled to cleavage of a Gly-Ser bond between the larger (beta) and smaller (alpha chains). It is an integral membrane protein.) gives rise to the protein MLYIIKPFLQKLRYLLQLLLTQIVGWSAECHGSWFTRIIIKLFILFYKVNMQESLQQDIAFYKTFNAFFIRYLNKNARPINSNPSVIVQPADGIISQLGTIQDHLILQAKKHFYSLEALLAGQTRIINYFRCGNFTTIYLSPRDYHRVHMPCNGVLRQMIYVPGNLFSVNPSMVTHVPNLFARNERVICLFDSNFGLIAQILVGATIVGSIATIWSGTVMPPREKVIKCWHYPKFGDKNAVILLKGQEMGYFKLGSTVINLFRYGRIELCDHLYTNCITRVGLPLGYSNKKI
- a CDS encoding peroxiredoxin C, yielding MVLVTRQAPDFTAAAILGSGKIINNFNFKNYIKGQHAIIFFWPMDFTFVCPSELIAFDKRYLEFQKRRVKIVGVSCDSEFVHNAWRLVPPDKGGINQVQYPMVADVKREIIKAYDIEHPDIGVALRASFLIDKDGIVRHQIVNDLPLGRNIDDIIRMVDALQFNEEHGLVCPAQWEKGQDGITATTEGVAKYLAKNVSKL
- the epmA gene encoding elongation factor P--(R)-beta-lysine ligase; protein product: MNKLISWKPRASIHNLFIRAKIINNIRIFFINRGLLEVETPVMSHTTVPDIYLFPFQTNLYFLEKVPEKGVPMYLITSPEYHMKRLLAAGSGPIFQICHSFRNQEYGNYHNPEFTLLEWYRPYYNMVDIMDEVNIFLQTIIHCDSAEMLSYQQVFRLHVGIDPLLAELDELNQVLVKFNLSSTISLYNDRDKLLDFLFLMLVRPHLGNNKPVFIYNFPASQSLLAELNSDDHRVAERFEVYFHGIELANGSRELTDADLQRERFMQENNKQVAMNRPPRLIDEQLLAALECGLPSCSGVALGIDRLLMLTLKAKHISEVMAFSVTDA
- the epmB gene encoding EF-P beta-lysylation protein EpmB — translated: MKHLRRNNSSDKEEWLNELADVITNPMELLQQLKLDQDKKLREAIKARQLFPFRVPKTFVKRMKYEDPTDPLLRQVLTLPEEFKQHLDFSKDPINEQQYNVAPMLLHKYYNRAILLVKSGCAINCRYCFRRYFPYQDNQSNQANWKLAIEYIKQHSELNEIILSGGDPLMAKDHELDKLLNLLEDIPHLTKLRIHSRLLIVIPARITSFICQRLARSRLKVVLVTHINHAQEIDSSVQKSIAKLRNKQVTLLNQSVLLRGINDNAQILATLSETLFSIGILPYYLHTLDCVQGATHFIVDDQRARKIMHDLLSKVAGYLVPRLVRDISGMPSKTILSLG
- the orn gene encoding oligoribonuclease yields the protein MISLHNLIWIDLEMTGLNPEQDRILEIATLITDANLNIIAEGPVLAIHQSEEQLKLMNTWNIRIHTANGLIEKVRKSTLNEETAAAQTIAFLQEWVPAGKSPICGNSISQDRRFLYRYMPILESYFHYRCLDVSTLQELARRWKPKIMAGIKKKNSHKALDDIRESVAELVYYRAHFLLLSSNI
- the groL gene encoding chaperonin GroEL (60 kDa chaperone family; promotes refolding of misfolded polypeptides especially under stressful conditions; forms two stacked rings of heptamers to form a barrel-shaped 14mer; ends can be capped by GroES; misfolded proteins enter the barrel where they are refolded when GroES binds), which codes for MAAKEVKFGNEARIKMLRGVNVLADAVKVTLGPRGRNVVLDKSFGAPVITKDGVSVAREIELEDKFENMGAQMVKEVASKANDAAGDGTTTATVLAQSIVNEGLKAVAAGMNPMDLKRGIDKAVIGAVEELKRLSVPCADSKAIAQVGTISANSDEKVGILIAEAMEKVGKKGVITVEEGSGLQDELDVVEGMQFDRGYLSPYFINKQENGTVELENPFILLADKKISNIREMLPILEAVAKSSKPLLVIAEDVEGEALATLVVNTMRGIVKVAAVKAPGFGDRRKAMLQDIATLTAGTVISEEIGLELEKATLEDMGQAKRVVITKDTTTIIDGVGDKAMIDSRVAQINQQREEATSDYDREKLQERVAKLAGGVAVIKVGAATEVEMKEKKARVEDALHSTRAAVEEGVVAGGGVALIRAANGIQQLCGDNEDQNVGIKVARRAMEAPLRQIVANAGEEPSVIANNVKAEDGNMGYNAATEKYGNMIDMGILDPTKVTRSALQYAASIAGLMITTECMITDLPKEEKPDVSASSGGMGGMGGMM
- a CDS encoding co-chaperone GroES, with translation MKIRPLHDRVIVKRKEVESKSAGGIMLTGSAAGKSTRGEVLAVGRGRSLDNGEIKALDVKVGDTIIFNDGYGVKVEKIDNEEVLIMSESDILAIVEK
- the aspA gene encoding aspartate ammonia-lyase, translating into MVNTIRVEEDLLGTREIPANAYYGIHTLRACENFALSTISISDIPELVRSMVIVKKAAALANKELKILPNGIADLINRACDEILVHGRCMDQFPVDVFQGGAGTSINMNTNEVLSNIGLELMGHQKGEYQFLSPHDHLNLSQSTNDSYPTGLRLAIYNAIQQLRKGINHLSTGFEHKAKTFATTLKMGRTQLQDAVPMTLGQEFHAFNVLLKEEDKNLIRSAELLLEVNLGATAIGTRINTPEGYQNIVVDKLAKISGLPFFSAEDLIEATSDCGAYVMVHSALKRLAVKLSKICNDLRLLSSGPRTGLNEINLPQLQAGSSIMPAKVNPVIPEVVNQVCFKVIGNDTCVTIAAEAGQLQLNVMEPVISQAMFESISLLTKACYHLQDKCIFGISANNTICEQYVFNSIGIITYLNPVIGHHNGDKVGKICNETGKSVRQVVLELGLLTERQLDDIFSWQNLISPRYNGRRY
- the efp gene encoding elongation factor P; its protein translation is MHFYRTNEFRVGLKIMLNGEPYAIIENEFVKPGKGQPFNRVRLRQLLSGKKIIEKIFKSGDAVEAADIIDRHLNYLYNNGEFWYFINNQNYELVAADAKAVGDYAKWLVKQTPCVLTLWKDQPIAVVPPNFVELEVLSTDPGIKGDAISSIYKPATLTTGVIVKVPLFINKGEIIKVDTRTSMYISRVK